The nucleotide sequence CTGCAGCAAACGAGATGTGTTGTTCTTGACAAACGCTGATAAATGCTTGGTCCGTTGCTTGAGCCACGTTATTATTAATCATCATTAAAATGGACACTCCGAGCATGAGGCAAAATAATATTCCGGCAGTTACGGGCCTCAACGATTGCCGGTGCATACCTATAAATGCTTGGGCAAAATCTCGAGCAAACCTGCGGATTGGGTTCCGATTAGTCTGAACAGATTGCTGGAAGGCTAAACGCGCTTGGAGGCGACTTTCGAACCCCGCCGGCGCTTTAGCTCTGTCAAGCGAACGCACAAGATGAGAAGTTGCTTCGAGCTCAGCGATTAGTTGGGAGCATTCAGCGCATGACAGCAAATGTTCTTTGATGCGCTCTGTTTTTTCCTTGCTGAGCGTGCCGCTCATGTAATCTATGATGTTTTTTCTTAAGTGTCTGCAGTTCATAGTTAACCCTCAATATAAGGTTTGAGCAGCTTTCTTAATTGTGCGCGCGCATTAAAAATGCGCGACTTTACGGTGCCAATTGGGCAAGAGACCGTCTCTGCTATTTCTTCGTAAGACATTCCTTCTATATCGTAAAGAATTATTACGCTCCGAAGTTTATCCGGCAGTTTCGACAGCGCCCGCTGCACCTCCGCCTGAAGTTCTGTGCGGTCATATGTTCGCTCCGGATCATAGGTCATGTCGGGCACATCTAATGGCTTTGCATCTTCGTTGCAGTCACCGCTTTGCATAAGCGGCGTGATTAATTGCTTTTCAATACTCGACCGCCGATATTTGTCTATACAAAGGTTCGTGGCTATTCTGTAGAGCCACGTTCGTATGTTTGACTCACGCCGGAATGACTTCATGGACGCAAACGCTCGAACAAAGACTTCTTGAGCGAGGTCTTCGGCGTCATCGCGATTTGAAACCATGCGCCATATATAGTTGTAAATCCCGTCTTTATAGCGCGCGACAATCTCGTCGAAGGCTTCGCAATCGTCGTTCTGATGGGTCGAC is from Armatimonadota bacterium and encodes:
- a CDS encoding sigma-70 family RNA polymerase sigma factor; this translates as MLNADTVLASTHQNDDCEAFDEIVARYKDGIYNYIWRMVSNRDDAEDLAQEVFVRAFASMKSFRRESNIRTWLYRIATNLCIDKYRRSSIEKQLITPLMQSGDCNEDAKPLDVPDMTYDPERTYDRTELQAEVQRALSKLPDKLRSVIILYDIEGMSYEEIAETVSCPIGTVKSRIFNARAQLRKLLKPYIEG
- a CDS encoding zf-HC2 domain-containing protein, with the translated sequence MNCRHLRKNIIDYMSGTLSKEKTERIKEHLLSCAECSQLIAELEATSHLVRSLDRAKAPAGFESRLQARLAFQQSVQTNRNPIRRFARDFAQAFIGMHRQSLRPVTAGILFCLMLGVSILMMINNNVAQATDQAFISVCQEQHISFAAANPLADDSAVLLKDRASDLVNEL